In the Gossypium arboreum isolate Shixiya-1 chromosome 10, ASM2569848v2, whole genome shotgun sequence genome, one interval contains:
- the LOC108465395 gene encoding cytochrome P450 CYP749A22-like: protein MMDVRVKLLILLASSFLIYSLIVLLKVLYDYWWVPLRIQHFLNSQGLQGPPYKFIHGCNKQINKMRSEALSKPMGLTHDILPRVFPHVYSWINLYGKNYLSWDGVQAQVVTTDPELIKEVLKNSEQTFPKREPPIYISRLVGDGLVTTEGEKWAKQRKLANYVFHGESLKNMTPAVIASVETMLDKWKDKEGEETEVFQEFRMLTSEVISRTAFGSSYLEGEKIFYMLKKLADIVSRNSNKSRIPILSKFWKTDDDVGSEKLAREIKDLVIEIVKKRENKVASGEAESFGSDFLGLLVKAFNNPDEKNKISMEDLVDECKTFYFAGQETVNALLAWAVLVLAIHSDWQDKARREVMEIFGSQNPHSEGLAKLKIMSMIINETLRLYAPINGLVRRARRQVQVGKLVLPAKVDVWIPNMALHHDPQLWGDDAHVFKPERFKEGIAKATKYNAAAFIPFGMGPRACVGMTFAINETKTALSMILQRYTISLSPAYVHSPTPRITVQPQHGIQVILNSLSNDA from the exons TGGCAAGCTCATTCCTGATTTACTCACTCATAGTTTTACTCAAAGTTCTGTATGACTACTGGTGGGTGCCTCTCCGTATACAACACTTCTTGAATTCACAGGGACTTCAAGGGCCTCCTTACAAGTTTATCCATGGATGCAACAAACAAATTAACAAAATGAGAAGTGAAGCATTAAGCAAACCTATGGGGCTGACACATGACATACTTCCCAGAGTTTTCCCTCATGTTTACTCCTGGATCAACTTATACG GGAAGAACTATCTTTCTTGGGACGGTGTTCAAGCTCAGGTGGTGACTACTGACCCAGAACTAATAAAAGAGGTTCTTAAAAATAGTGAACAAACTTTTCCGAAAAGGGAACCCCCGATCTATATTAGCAGGCTAGTGGGGGATGGGCTTGTTACAACTGAAGGAGAAAAATGGGCGAAGCAGAGGAAGTTGGCCAACTATGTTTTCCATGGGGAGAGCTTAAAG AACATGACTCCAGCAGTAATTGCCAGCGTTGAAACAATGCTAGACAAGTGGAAAGACAAAGAAGGAGAAGAGACCGAAGTGTTCCAAGAATTTAGAATGTTGACTTCAGAAGTCATATCAAGAACAGCTTTTGGTAGCAGTTACTTGGAAGGAGAGAAGATTTTTTACATGTTGAAGAAGCTCGCAGATATTGTGAGCCGCAATTCAAACAAGTCTAGGATTCCAATCCTCAG CAAGTTTTGGAAAACTGACGATGACGTAGGGTCAGAGAAACTTGCTAGAGAAATAAAAGATTTGGTGATAGAGAttgtgaagaaaagagaaaacaaagTTGCGAGTGGAGAAGCAGAGAGCTTCGGCAgtgattttctgggattattagTAAAAGCGTTTAATAATCCGGATGAAAAAAACAAGATTTCAATGGAAGATTTAGTTGATGAGTGCAAAACATTTTATTTTGCTGGACAAGAAACTGTTAATGCCTTGCTTGCTTGGGCAGTGCTGGTTTTAGCTATCCATAGTGATTGGCAAGACAAAGCAAGAAGAGAGGTGATGGAGATTTTTGGTAGCCAAAATCCACACTCCGAAGGCCTTGCCAAACTCAAAATC ATGAGTATGATCATTAATGAAACACTACGATTGTATGCTCCCATAAATGGGTTGGTAAGAAGAGCTAGAAGACAAGTTCAAGTGGGAAAGCTAGTCCTGCCTGCCAAAGTAGATGTTTGGATCCCAAACATGGCACTTCACCATGACCCTCAGTTATGGGGAGATGATGCCCATGTTTTCAAACCGGAGAGGTTCAAGGAAGGGATCGCGAAAGCTACCAAGTACAATGCGGCTGCATTTATTCCTTTCGGAATGGGACCTCGAGCTTGTGTCGGGATGACCTTTGCAATCAATGAAACAAAGACTGCTCTTTCCATGATTCTACAAAGATACACCATTTCTCTCTCCCCTGCCTATGTTCACTCACCCACACCTCGTATCACAGTTCAACCACAGCATGGGATTCAAGTTATACTCAATTCACTGTCTAATGATGCTTAA
- the LOC108465393 gene encoding uncharacterized protein LOC108465393, with amino-acid sequence MEICNATTEREAPCLSHDLFEKAMRGQWTEVVEIYKEDEESRVAVLTASRDTALHLAVSGGRAKEVKQMVESLGEKVSEILWLKNAKGNTALHTAAELGDAYMCKRIASKVPDLITNCNEQNATPLFLAALFGHQEAFLCLHFLCKGNPLDAGSRKPNGDTFLHVALQGEFFSTIFFFFWIKENMKINLVVCLAFQIVRKYPELAKDRNEDGFTPLHILATKPNAFKSSCRLGLFDRIIYWCKTVKEVKEIKNDPEAYLKRFDGSKEPWYPENYGTCAHFFHMLFGVVFYGLPSLQNIRSTKVISGFQADEEKGRNNNHALEDKGESKDEEEEKYNLKQRYVPPNYASIILSLEFFLNLLLIVLGHGFHRIKKIIIKKERHTVALQVMNELVKTACPYKFSERETDIHFDPRITGEAQGEEAETDKKKGCSIKEGTVTVAPMESFLKEYRIIGSVDSKSSKYSVKMAFEKNVIHKQKETETPFLIAAKMGITEMVESILEKFPVSIQDLDADGKNVLLLAVENRQTHTFQFLINRETPLHESIFRKWDHQGNNALHLAAKYGEYRPWLIPGSALQMQWELKWYKFVKRSISKHLPIHYKYNKKNQTPKQIFTETHKLLVKDGSAWLTKTSESCSLVAALIATVAFATSATIPGGVKETSGTPVLADEPAFSVFCIASLIALCFSVTALVFFLAILTSRFEEKDFACKLPWRLIIGLTALFTSITAILVSFCAGHFFELKDRLKFAALPIYIVTCLPVSFFALAQLPLYFDLLRAIIKDIPQRSYKEFTQ; translated from the exons ATGGAAATTTGTAATGCAACGACGGAGCGTGAGGCCCCATGCTTATCACATGACCTGTTTGAAAAAGCCATGAGAGGCCAATGGACGGAAGTCGTGGAGATTTACAAGGAAGACGAGGAAAGCCGAGTAGCGGTGCTGACGGCATCTAGGGATACGGCATTGCATTTAGCAGTGTCGGGTGGGAGAGCTAAGGAGGTGAAGCAGATGGTGGAAAGCCTGGGCGAAAAGGTTTCGGAGATTTTGTGGCTGAAAAACGCCAAAGGGAATACAGCGCTACACACGGCGGCTGAGTTGGGAGATGCGTACATGTGCAAACGCATAGCTTCGAAGGTTCCTGATCTGATTACTAACTGCAACGAACAGAATGCGACACCTCTTTTCTTGGCAGCCCTTTTCGGCCACCAAGAAGCGTTTCTTTGCCTCCATTTTCTTTGCAAAGGAAACCCCTTGGACGCTGGGAGTAGGAAGCCTAATGGGGACACATTTCTTCATGTTGCACTTCAAGGGGAATTCTTTAGtacgattttttttttcttttggattaAGGAAAATATGAAGATAAACTTAGTTGTAT GTTTGGCATTTCAAATCGTTCGCAAATATCCAGAGCTTGCCAAGGATAGGAACGAAGATGGATTTACTCCCCTCCATATTTTAGCCACCAAGCCTAACGCATTTAAAAGTAGTTGTCGGCTTGGACTGTTTGATCGGATTATCTATTGGT GCAAAACAGTGAAAGAAGTAAAGGAGATAAAAAACGACCCCGAGGCTTACTTGAAAAGGTTTGATGGAAGCAAAGAGCCTTGGTATCCTGAAAATTATGGAACCTGTGCTCATTTCTTTCACATGCTATTTGGTGTTGTCTTTTATGGATTGCCTTCATTGCAAA ACATTAGGTCTACGAAAGTGATCAGTGGCTTCCAAGCTGATGAAGAGAAGGGTAGAAACAACAATCATG CTTTAGAAGATAAAGGTGAATCAAAAGACGAGGAAGAGGAAAAATACAATCTCAAGCAACGCTATGTTCCACCCAATTATGCCTCAATTATCCTCTCTCTTGAGTTTTTCCTGAATTTGCTGCTAATAGTTTTGGGACATG GGTTTCAcagaataaagaaaatcataataaAGAAAGAGAGACACACAGTTGCACTGCAAGTCATGAATGAATTAGTGAAGACAGCTTGTCCATACAAATTTAGTGAAAGAGAGACTGACATTCATTTTGACCCTCGCATTACGGGGGAGGCTCAAGGTGAGGAGGCTGAGACCGATAAGAAGAAAG GTTGCTCCATCAAGGAAGGGACAGTCACAGTAGCACCAATGGAGAGCTTTCTTAAAGAATACAGGATAATAGGGTCGGTGGATTCTAAGAGCTCAAAGTACTCGGTGAAAATGGCATTTGAAAAGAACGTAATTCATAAACAAAAAGAGACAGAGACGCCTTTCTTGATAGCAGCAAAGATGGGAATCACAGAAATGGTGGAAAGTATTTTAGAAAAGTTCCCTGTTTCTATTCAGGACTTGGATGCTGATGGCAAAAACGTGTTGCTTTTAGCAGTGGAGAATAGGCAAACGCATACTTTTCAGTTCCTAATCAACAGAGAAACCCCGTTGCATGAAAGCATTTTCCGAAAGTGGGATCATCAAGGGAACAATGCATTGCACCTTGCTGCCAAATATGGAGAATATCGTCCTTGGCTCATTCCAGGATCTGCTTTACAAATGCAATGGGAGCTCAAGTGGTATAAG TTTGTCAAGCGATCCATTTCAAAGCATTTGCCTATTCATTACAAGTACAACAAGAAGAATCAAACCCCAAAGCAAATCTTCACGGAGACACACAAATTGCTTGTCAAAGACGGCAGCGCATGGCTCACGAAAACCTCCGAATCTTGCTCACTTGTAGCAGCATTGATAGCCACAGTAGCATTTGCAACATCAGCAACTATCCCAGGTGGAGTTAAGGAAACCTCTGGCACACCAGTTCTCGCGGATGAGCCCGCATTCTCCGTGTTTTGCATTGCATCCTTAATAGCCCTTTGCTTCTCCGTGACAGCCCTGGTATTTTTCCTAGCAATCCTGACTTCCCGATTCGAAGAGAAAGATTTTGCTTGTAAATTGCCTTGGAGACTCATTATCGGCCTAACAGCATTGTTCACTTCAATAACTGCAATACTAGTCTCATTTTGTGCAGGCCATTTCTTCGAACTTAAAGATAGGCTAAAGTTTGCAGCTTTACCGATTTACATAGTAACATGTTTGCCTGTTTCCTTCTTTGCACTTGCACAGTTGCCCCTCTACTTCGATCTTTTACGAGCAATCATCAAGGATATCCCACAGCGTAGTTATAAGGAGTTTACTCAATAA